aaaaagaaagacagaaagaagtgAATGAGATAAAAATGAAAGAAACAAAaaagacaagaaagaaagaaagaaagaaagaaagaaagaaagaaagaaagaaagaaagaaagaaagaagtgaactataaaaagaaaaatactggaaagaaagaaagaaaagattgaGACAAAAAAGAGTAAGATGATGGGAAGAAAGAagtgaacaaaaataaaataaatataaaaagaaagaaaaagtgaacaaaaaggaaaaataaatagtaaaaaaCGAATACAtaaaaagaagagaaagaaaaaaagcaaaaatgaaaagaaagaaaggaattaGGGAAGaaagggttgttgttgttgttacccaGCAGCAGGTTGACCAGCACTTCCTGTCCCGCCTCGGTGCTGCTCCGGGTCAGACACACCAGCGTGCCGCCGAGCCACGTGAGCCCGTGTCCGGTGAGCGCGAGCATGGTGACTACGGAGCGCGCGCTGCTGCATGAGGACGAGGCGTGCGCGCACACGCCGAGGCGCTTGGACAGGTGGATGTCGATGGCCAGGAGGGAGCTGAGCGCGATGCCCCTGAGGGACGGGTTCAGCCGCATGCAGTCCTCTTCCGGCCACCGCGGCGCCTCCGCGCGCTCCTTCACGCCATCCCCGGGCGGCTGCGGCGGCGCGTGCTCGTGGTGCTGGGGCGGTTTGGTGGAGCTCGTGCTCCGGGTCGCGCCGCCATGACGCTGCTGCAGGGAGAGAAACTCCCCGCGCTCACGCGCTCTCATCCGGCTCGGGTTACACGGCATCTCGCG
Above is a window of Neoarius graeffei isolate fNeoGra1 chromosome 28, fNeoGra1.pri, whole genome shotgun sequence DNA encoding:
- the LOC132876175 gene encoding inactive phospholipid phosphatase 7, whose amino-acid sequence is MPCNPSRMRARERGEFLSLQQRHGGATRSTSSTKPPQHHEHAPPQPPGDGVKERAEAPRWPEEDCMRLNPSLRGIALSSLLAIDIHLSKRLGVCAHASSSCSSARSVVTMLALTGHGLTWLGGTLVCLTRSSTEAGQEVLVNLLLALVLDILTVAGVQKLVKRRGPWEINPGFLDCIAMDVYSFPAAHASRAAMVSRFLLSHLVLAVPLRVLLVLWAFLVGLSRVLLGQHHVTDMACGFALGSLHFSLVETVWLPSSTCQMLLSVGTLSWSPFH